In the Flagellimonas sp. HMM57 genome, one interval contains:
- a CDS encoding NAD(P)H-dependent glycerol-3-phosphate dehydrogenase, whose amino-acid sequence MERKLRFGVLGGGSWGTAIVKMLSENLENVAWYMRSVSAIEHLEREGHNPNYISSAEFDVSRLQLSNDMNTIIEASDILIFAIPSAFLESELKKLTASFEDKIVFSAIKGIVPESGLIVGEHFHDIYQIPFKNIGVITGPCHAEEVAMERLSYLTIACADSDKAELVADQLKSHYIRTKISDDIIGTEYAAMLKNIYAIAAGIAHGLGYGDNFQSVLMSNAIREMKSYIASVYRMKRNINDSAYLGDLLVTGYSTFSRNRMFGNMIGKGYTVKSAMMEMNMVAEGYYATKSAYLSNESREKKSKTPIIKAVYNVLYQEKNPKKVFKKLTEKLD is encoded by the coding sequence ATGGAAAGAAAACTTAGGTTTGGAGTTTTGGGCGGCGGTAGTTGGGGAACAGCTATTGTAAAAATGCTTTCTGAAAACTTGGAGAATGTTGCATGGTATATGCGAAGTGTATCTGCCATTGAACATTTAGAGAGAGAAGGGCACAATCCAAATTACATAAGTTCTGCAGAATTCGATGTTTCAAGATTGCAACTCAGCAATGATATGAATACAATTATTGAAGCTTCCGATATCTTGATATTTGCAATTCCCTCTGCTTTTTTGGAAAGTGAACTCAAAAAGTTAACGGCTTCCTTTGAAGATAAAATAGTTTTTTCCGCCATAAAGGGTATTGTACCTGAAAGTGGTTTGATCGTAGGTGAGCATTTTCACGATATCTATCAGATTCCGTTTAAAAACATAGGGGTCATCACCGGGCCTTGCCATGCTGAAGAAGTAGCCATGGAGCGATTATCCTACCTCACCATTGCTTGTGCCGATTCCGACAAAGCTGAATTAGTGGCCGACCAATTGAAAAGTCATTACATACGCACAAAAATTTCCGATGATATTATAGGAACAGAGTATGCTGCCATGCTGAAAAATATTTATGCTATTGCTGCCGGGATTGCCCATGGCCTAGGCTATGGGGATAATTTTCAAAGTGTACTCATGAGCAATGCCATTCGTGAGATGAAAAGTTATATAGCCAGCGTATACAGGATGAAACGCAACATCAACGATTCTGCATATCTGGGCGATTTATTGGTTACAGGGTATTCTACCTTTAGCCGCAATCGAATGTTCGGAAACATGATAGGCAAAGGATATACCGTAAAAAGCGCCATGATGGAAATGAATATGGTTGCCGAGGGATATTATGCTACCAAAAGTGCTTATCTGTCCAACGAGAGCCGCGAAAAAAAATCCAAAACACCGATAATCAAAGCGGTTTACAATGTGCTTTATCAAGAGAAGAATCCGAAAAAAGTCTTTAAAAAACTAACCGAGAAACTGGATTAA
- a CDS encoding metallophosphoesterase: protein MRTLVVGDIHSGIRALEQLLAKAEVNPDDHLIFLGDYVDGWSTAVETVDFLINLKNELNCTFIRGNHDELCRDWLLTQKENPQWLAHGGKATRDSYLGVKKEKWEEHLEFYAQLQNYHLDANNRLYLHAGYTNLKGVDYEYFHQTFYWDRTLWEMVQALNPELKPEDENFPKRLVHYKEIFIGHTPVSKKELVPPKNKANIWNIDTGAAFMGALTMMDVETKEFWQSDAVHTFYKGEMGRN, encoded by the coding sequence ATGCGAACATTGGTAGTAGGTGATATTCATTCTGGTATAAGAGCTTTGGAACAGCTTTTGGCAAAAGCTGAAGTAAACCCAGATGATCATCTCATTTTTTTGGGAGATTACGTAGATGGATGGAGCACAGCTGTTGAGACCGTTGATTTTCTCATTAATTTAAAAAATGAGCTCAACTGTACTTTTATCCGCGGTAATCACGACGAACTCTGCAGAGACTGGCTGTTGACCCAAAAGGAAAACCCGCAGTGGTTGGCCCATGGCGGAAAGGCTACAAGGGATTCTTATTTGGGGGTAAAAAAAGAAAAATGGGAAGAACATTTGGAATTTTACGCCCAGTTACAAAACTATCATCTGGATGCCAATAACAGACTTTACCTTCATGCCGGTTATACCAATCTCAAGGGAGTGGATTACGAGTACTTTCATCAAACCTTTTATTGGGACCGCACGTTATGGGAAATGGTACAAGCTTTAAATCCTGAATTAAAACCTGAAGATGAAAACTTTCCAAAAAGATTGGTTCACTATAAAGAAATTTTTATTGGTCATACACCAGTTTCAAAAAAGGAACTGGTACCTCCTAAAAACAAGGCCAATATTTGGAATATAGATACAGGAGCTGCTTTTATGGGGGCATTGACCATGATGGATGTGGAAACAAAGGAGTTTTGGCAAAGTGATGCCGTGCATACGTTCTATAAAGGAGAAATGGGAAGAAACTAG
- a CDS encoding aldehyde dehydrogenase family protein, protein MSNIATSFGIHEALKQLGLTEINEGTSTGTKNFGSGETISSYSPVDGSLIGKVKTTTKADYGKVMDAASAAFKDWRLKPAPQRGEIVRQFGEKLRELKEPLGKLVSYEMGKSYQEGLGEVQEMIDICDFAVGLSRQLHGLTMHSERPGHRMYEQYHPLGVVGIISAFNFPVAVWAWNTALAWVCGDVCVWKPSEKTPLCGVACQNIITQVLKENNLPEGISCLINGDYKVGEFMTSDNRIPLISATGSIRMGKIVAQAVAARLGKSLLELGGNNAIIVTPDADIKMTVIGAVFGAVGTAGQRCTSTRRLIVHESVYDQVKNAVTDAYKQLRIGNPLDENNHVGPLIDVEAVRMYNSALEKAEAEGGSILIEGGVLDGDGYESGCYVKPAIVEADNSFKIVQEETFAPILYVLKYSGGVENAIAQQNGVVQGLSSAIMTNNLREAERFLSASGSDCGIANVNIGTSGAEIGGAFGGEKETGGGRESGSDAWKVYMRRQTNTINYTTELPLAQGIKFDL, encoded by the coding sequence ATGTCAAATATTGCAACTTCTTTTGGAATACACGAAGCACTAAAACAACTAGGGCTAACCGAAATAAACGAAGGTACATCTACGGGCACCAAGAATTTTGGGTCTGGCGAAACAATTTCTTCCTATTCCCCTGTAGATGGGTCGCTCATTGGGAAAGTAAAAACTACGACCAAAGCTGATTATGGGAAAGTAATGGATGCCGCATCCGCTGCTTTTAAAGATTGGCGTTTAAAACCTGCTCCACAGCGAGGGGAGATTGTAAGACAATTTGGGGAAAAGCTTCGCGAACTCAAAGAACCTCTTGGAAAATTGGTTTCTTATGAAATGGGAAAATCCTATCAAGAAGGATTGGGCGAAGTTCAGGAAATGATAGACATCTGTGATTTTGCAGTCGGACTTTCAAGACAATTGCACGGGTTGACCATGCATTCTGAAAGACCAGGGCATCGAATGTACGAACAGTACCATCCCTTGGGTGTAGTAGGAATTATTTCCGCCTTTAATTTTCCCGTAGCTGTTTGGGCCTGGAATACAGCGCTAGCTTGGGTTTGTGGTGATGTATGTGTTTGGAAACCATCGGAAAAAACACCTTTGTGCGGTGTAGCATGCCAAAATATAATCACACAGGTCTTAAAAGAGAACAATCTTCCCGAAGGTATCTCTTGTCTAATCAATGGCGATTATAAAGTAGGTGAGTTTATGACAAGTGACAATAGAATTCCATTGATATCAGCAACAGGTTCTATTCGCATGGGAAAAATTGTAGCGCAAGCTGTGGCCGCAAGATTAGGAAAATCTTTACTGGAGCTGGGCGGTAACAATGCTATCATCGTTACTCCTGATGCAGATATCAAAATGACCGTAATAGGGGCGGTATTCGGAGCTGTAGGAACCGCAGGGCAACGGTGTACGTCAACAAGACGACTTATTGTACATGAATCTGTTTATGACCAAGTGAAAAACGCCGTAACCGATGCCTACAAACAACTTAGAATTGGGAATCCCCTTGATGAAAACAACCATGTTGGCCCATTGATAGATGTTGAGGCTGTAAGAATGTATAACAGTGCATTAGAAAAAGCTGAAGCAGAAGGTGGAAGCATTTTAATTGAAGGTGGTGTTCTGGATGGCGATGGTTATGAAAGCGGGTGCTATGTAAAACCTGCCATTGTTGAAGCTGACAATTCCTTTAAAATAGTACAAGAAGAAACTTTTGCGCCTATTTTATATGTTTTAAAATATTCTGGCGGTGTAGAAAATGCCATAGCACAGCAAAATGGGGTCGTACAAGGGCTTTCATCGGCAATCATGACCAACAATCTACGTGAAGCCGAACGCTTTCTATCGGCTTCTGGAAGTGATTGTGGAATTGCCAATGTGAACATTGGTACTTCCGGGGCAGAGATAGGTGGAGCTTTTGGCGGTGAAAAAGAGACTGGTGGCGGTCGTGAAAGCGGTTCTGACGCTTGGAAGGTCTACATGAGAAGGCAAACAAACACCATCAATTACACTACAGAGCTACCGTTGGCACAGGGCATTAAATTTGATTTGTAA
- a CDS encoding LytTR family DNA-binding domain-containing protein, with the protein MLFLLGYTLVLFCGGILQRVFIHLFYEELLLNDSSTGLFNIMLLVRAVVLINTTALLVLSIKIFQLWVIEREKNTKDKNEILEIRSNRKTYRIPMDKILFVEGLGNYVTYHLVNKTKITSYGTIKAALEKLPQNFDRVHKSYIVNKNHIKSYDALSIDIADTSIPRGKNVPDELLSL; encoded by the coding sequence ATGCTTTTCTTACTAGGTTATACATTGGTTCTTTTTTGTGGTGGGATACTGCAACGAGTCTTTATACATCTGTTTTATGAAGAACTTTTATTGAATGATTCTAGTACGGGGTTGTTCAATATTATGCTATTGGTGAGGGCTGTCGTATTGATAAATACTACGGCACTTTTGGTTTTGAGCATCAAAATATTCCAACTCTGGGTTATTGAGCGTGAAAAAAACACAAAGGACAAAAATGAGATTCTGGAAATTCGCTCAAATCGAAAGACCTATAGAATTCCCATGGACAAAATCCTCTTTGTAGAAGGTTTGGGTAATTACGTAACCTATCATTTGGTCAATAAAACTAAGATTACCAGTTATGGAACAATTAAAGCTGCTTTGGAGAAGCTTCCGCAAAACTTTGACCGAGTCCATAAATCCTATATCGTAAACAAAAACCACATAAAATCATATGATGCTCTTTCTATTGATATAGCGGATACATCAATTCCAAGGGGTAAAAACGTACCGGACGAATTGTTGTCCCTATAA
- a CDS encoding CAP domain-containing protein: protein MKKRYYTMCVVALAVALTTCSKSASIEEEGVLTEGLGESEKVVVDATKMEKDLLDLINQYRAETGAAKLQSSSSSYKYAKDHNVYMIGQNKLSHDNFDSRASKIASEINAVDIGENVARHYATAQSALEGWLKSSSHKTTIEGDYTHTVLSVQLDKEGRPYFTQIFMKVK from the coding sequence ATGAAAAAAAGATATTACACTATGTGTGTTGTGGCGTTAGCCGTGGCACTTACCACGTGCAGTAAAAGTGCATCAATAGAAGAGGAGGGCGTTTTAACCGAAGGTTTGGGCGAAAGCGAAAAAGTCGTTGTAGATGCCACGAAAATGGAAAAAGATCTTCTTGATTTGATCAATCAATACAGAGCAGAGACAGGAGCTGCCAAACTGCAATCCAGCTCATCGTCCTATAAATATGCAAAGGATCATAACGTTTATATGATCGGTCAAAACAAATTGAGCCATGATAATTTTGACTCCAGAGCTTCCAAAATAGCAAGTGAAATAAATGCTGTGGATATTGGTGAAAATGTAGCAAGACATTATGCTACTGCACAATCTGCATTGGAGGGTTGGTTGAAAAGTTCTTCGCACAAAACAACTATTGAAGGAGATTATACCCATACCGTTTTGAGTGTGCAGCTTGATAAAGAAGGTAGGCCTTATTTTACCCAGATTTTTATGAAGGTGAAATAA
- a CDS encoding DUF1304 domain-containing protein gives MIYVAKVFIVLVAVLHFYFLWLEMFAWTTKGKKVFRNFPKDLFEPTKAMAANQGLYNGFLAAGLLWSLFIQNPDWQIYVALFFLGCVVVAGVYGAYSVSKKIFIVQAVPAIFGILSLLFHYFL, from the coding sequence ATGATTTACGTTGCAAAAGTTTTTATCGTCCTAGTAGCAGTTCTGCATTTTTACTTTTTATGGCTGGAGATGTTTGCGTGGACAACAAAAGGAAAAAAGGTGTTTCGAAATTTTCCCAAAGATTTGTTTGAGCCAACTAAGGCGATGGCGGCAAACCAAGGGTTGTACAATGGGTTTTTAGCGGCCGGTCTACTATGGTCCTTATTTATCCAAAATCCAGATTGGCAAATCTATGTGGCTTTATTTTTTCTTGGTTGTGTTGTAGTTGCTGGGGTTTATGGTGCATATTCCGTTTCCAAAAAAATATTCATCGTACAGGCAGTTCCGGCAATTTTTGGTATTCTCTCGCTTTTGTTTCATTACTTCCTTTGA
- a CDS encoding antibiotic biosynthesis monooxygenase, translating into MELQKPYYAVIFTSTRTEGDNAYVEMAIQMEELARQQPGFIGVESARDGLGITVSYWENLKAIANWKANIDHKVAQNKGIKEWYSWYKVRVCLVEREYEFTK; encoded by the coding sequence ATGGAGCTGCAAAAACCATACTATGCAGTAATTTTCACCAGCACCCGAACCGAAGGAGATAACGCGTATGTGGAAATGGCAATCCAAATGGAAGAACTTGCACGCCAACAACCCGGTTTTATAGGTGTTGAAAGTGCTAGGGACGGATTGGGCATAACTGTCAGCTATTGGGAAAATTTGAAAGCCATTGCCAATTGGAAAGCAAACATCGACCATAAAGTGGCCCAAAATAAAGGGATAAAGGAATGGTATTCTTGGTACAAGGTCAGAGTTTGTTTGGTAGAGCGTGAATACGAGTTTACAAAGTAG
- a CDS encoding alpha/beta fold hydrolase, whose product MNLKRNVGCSLIAVVLFCSSIQSQVLERRASWEADISGPKESPGAEIISINENSPLAKAGFLVKDLLVEVDGIVLTDENIWSDISYGLRANKKTKIKAVRNTKVIEAEVFFHPLGREKHTDLDTFYEEITSSYGITQRTIITKPKKSGKQPAVILISGLSCSSIETYKGRRGNNWGQTIKDLVEKSGMVVMRVEKPGVGDSEGDCSTSDFLMDLEGYRAAIKNLKSKSYVDPSRIVVYGSSMGSALAPLLANEFNLAGVISDGTFFKTWYEHMLEIERRILSFKGNTESQIVEKMNNYYIPLYHGMLIKKQSYQEVINDYPALAEYNYHSPEHMYGRSMAYYQQLQDFDLAGEWEKITVPVRILRGTNDWIMSEFDNKMIIEVLERNGHKDHILYEYPDLDHWNTIHKSPKDSFEGKPGKWDEGTINLIIKWAQEIVRSTV is encoded by the coding sequence ATGAATCTTAAAAGAAACGTTGGTTGTTCACTAATTGCAGTTGTTCTATTCTGTTCTTCCATACAAAGCCAGGTCTTGGAACGAAGGGCTTCTTGGGAAGCTGATATAAGTGGTCCTAAAGAAAGTCCGGGAGCAGAAATTATAAGTATAAATGAAAATAGTCCTTTGGCAAAAGCTGGTTTTTTAGTAAAAGATTTACTCGTAGAAGTAGACGGTATCGTACTAACGGATGAAAATATATGGAGTGATATATCCTATGGGCTGAGAGCGAATAAAAAAACAAAAATAAAAGCTGTTCGCAACACCAAAGTCATAGAAGCAGAAGTATTCTTCCATCCTCTTGGGAGAGAAAAGCACACAGATTTGGATACGTTTTATGAGGAAATCACAAGTTCTTATGGAATTACACAAAGAACCATTATCACCAAACCTAAAAAATCTGGAAAACAGCCAGCAGTAATTCTTATAAGTGGCCTTAGTTGTTCCAGCATTGAAACGTATAAAGGGCGAAGAGGCAATAATTGGGGGCAGACCATCAAGGATTTGGTGGAAAAATCCGGTATGGTGGTCATGCGTGTTGAAAAACCGGGAGTTGGTGATAGCGAAGGTGATTGCAGTACTTCAGATTTTTTAATGGATTTGGAAGGTTACAGAGCGGCAATCAAAAACTTAAAATCAAAGTCCTACGTAGACCCTTCAAGAATTGTAGTTTACGGCTCCAGCATGGGAAGCGCATTGGCGCCGTTACTCGCCAATGAATTTAATCTGGCCGGGGTTATTTCTGATGGAACCTTCTTTAAAACATGGTACGAGCATATGCTGGAGATTGAACGCCGCATTCTAAGTTTTAAAGGTAATACCGAATCCCAAATTGTTGAAAAAATGAACAACTATTATATTCCATTGTATCATGGCATGCTCATAAAAAAGCAGAGCTATCAGGAAGTAATCAATGACTATCCCGCTCTTGCCGAATACAACTATCATTCCCCAGAGCATATGTATGGACGCTCAATGGCATATTACCAGCAGCTACAAGATTTTGACCTTGCCGGAGAATGGGAAAAAATAACAGTCCCTGTTCGAATTTTAAGGGGCACCAACGATTGGATTATGTCCGAGTTTGATAATAAAATGATTATTGAAGTATTGGAACGCAATGGACATAAAGACCATATTCTCTACGAGTATCCTGATTTAGACCATTGGAATACCATACATAAAAGTCCAAAGGATTCTTTTGAAGGAAAACCTGGTAAATGGGATGAGGGCACCATAAACCTTATTATAAAATGGGCGCAAGAAATTGTTAGATCGACCGTTTAA
- a CDS encoding CvpA family protein: MSFLDIVIGILLVWGLFKGLKNGLFVEIASLVALIAGIYGAIHFSYIAGDYLAENMNWSERYIKIAAFLITFFAIVLLVHFAGKFLTKIADFAMLGLLNKIAGGIFGTLKVAIIIGALLVFFERLNSSFNFVNEETKKESIFYEPVKEIGAIVFGLVLQDKKEASYGPANQEDSSPL, encoded by the coding sequence ATGAGCTTTTTGGATATTGTTATAGGTATACTTTTGGTCTGGGGTCTTTTCAAGGGTCTTAAAAACGGGCTTTTTGTTGAGATAGCCTCTTTAGTGGCCCTTATAGCAGGTATTTATGGAGCAATACATTTCTCCTACATTGCTGGAGACTATCTCGCGGAAAACATGAACTGGAGTGAGCGTTATATAAAAATTGCCGCTTTTCTCATTACTTTCTTTGCCATTGTTCTATTGGTTCATTTTGCTGGTAAGTTTTTGACCAAAATTGCCGATTTTGCCATGCTAGGCCTTTTGAACAAAATCGCTGGCGGTATTTTTGGAACCTTAAAGGTCGCCATTATTATAGGTGCACTATTGGTTTTTTTCGAAAGACTCAATTCATCGTTCAATTTTGTAAATGAAGAAACAAAGAAAGAATCCATCTTTTACGAACCTGTAAAAGAAATTGGTGCTATCGTCTTTGGACTTGTGCTCCAAGATAAGAAAGAAGCATCTTATGGGCCTGCTAATCAAGAAGATTCATCGCCCCTATAA
- a CDS encoding glycerol-3-phosphate dehydrogenase/oxidase, with protein MKENMRFSNLDRTATIQRISKEHFDLVVIGGGITGGGIALDAASRGMKVALLEKGDFASGTSSKSTKLIHGGLRYLKQFDFWLVKEVGSERAIVHKLAPHLVLPEKMLLPLIEGGSYGKWLTSIGLKVYDILAQVTGDDKRQMLEKKEAMKLEPLLPKKILNGAGYYAEYRTDDARLTIENIKTSLQHGAEALNYAKVTDFLYDSDKVAGVIVNDETTGEEFTIKSKYVISAAGPWVDELRSVNNSKKGKRLHLTKGVHLVFPREKLPVRQSVYFDIPDGRMMFAIPRGKITYVGTTDTNFNLDKDNITTDLADAIYLISAVNNMFPDINLEMEDIISSWAGLRPLIHEEGKSASELSRKDEIFTSDTGLVSIAGGKLTGYRKMAERVVNRIAKKMEEDHEIKVPECKTDKIPLCGSDFKKFKQVKKYIDEIFERIKTDGFTDYDAWYLVTNYGKQTEAILKNYAELQQEDVFLKMLLAEVQFSIAYEMALNPMDFFIRRTGRLYFDIESIRNYMQPVLEEFKNAYNYDDAQILSFKEKLEEELDSHSNFSLERV; from the coding sequence ATGAAAGAGAATATGCGATTTTCCAATCTGGATAGAACAGCGACCATCCAAAGAATTTCTAAAGAACATTTTGACCTTGTTGTAATCGGGGGTGGAATTACTGGAGGTGGAATTGCACTTGATGCTGCTTCAAGGGGAATGAAGGTAGCCTTATTGGAAAAAGGTGATTTTGCTTCTGGTACGAGCAGTAAATCTACCAAACTTATTCATGGAGGCCTAAGGTATTTAAAGCAGTTCGATTTTTGGTTGGTGAAGGAAGTTGGTTCCGAAAGGGCCATTGTGCATAAGTTGGCACCACATTTAGTGCTTCCAGAGAAAATGCTTCTTCCCCTTATCGAAGGAGGTTCCTATGGAAAATGGTTAACATCCATTGGTCTAAAAGTGTATGATATCCTCGCACAGGTTACAGGAGATGACAAAAGGCAAATGTTGGAGAAAAAAGAGGCGATGAAACTAGAACCACTCCTTCCAAAAAAAATATTGAACGGGGCAGGATATTATGCAGAATACCGAACAGATGATGCAAGACTGACCATTGAAAATATTAAGACAAGCCTTCAACACGGTGCAGAAGCATTGAATTATGCTAAAGTAACAGACTTCCTTTATGACAGTGATAAGGTAGCTGGGGTCATCGTAAATGATGAGACTACAGGAGAAGAGTTTACAATTAAATCAAAGTATGTCATTAGCGCAGCAGGACCTTGGGTAGATGAACTAAGAAGCGTAAATAACTCAAAAAAAGGGAAACGTTTACACTTGACAAAGGGGGTTCATTTGGTCTTCCCAAGAGAGAAGCTCCCTGTAAGGCAGTCGGTGTATTTTGATATTCCGGATGGTAGGATGATGTTTGCCATCCCAAGAGGTAAAATCACTTATGTTGGTACGACCGATACCAATTTCAATCTAGACAAGGACAATATCACAACTGATTTAGCGGATGCCATTTATTTAATTTCTGCTGTCAATAATATGTTTCCAGATATTAATTTGGAGATGGAGGATATCATCTCATCTTGGGCAGGTCTGCGACCATTGATTCATGAAGAAGGAAAATCCGCATCTGAACTTTCCAGAAAAGATGAAATCTTTACATCGGATACCGGACTGGTAAGTATTGCTGGCGGCAAATTAACGGGCTATCGCAAAATGGCCGAGCGTGTCGTCAACCGCATAGCGAAGAAAATGGAAGAGGACCATGAAATTAAAGTTCCTGAATGTAAAACAGATAAGATTCCACTTTGCGGAAGCGATTTCAAAAAATTCAAGCAGGTCAAAAAATATATTGATGAAATTTTTGAACGAATCAAGACCGATGGATTTACAGATTACGATGCTTGGTACCTAGTAACCAACTATGGAAAACAAACCGAAGCTATCTTGAAAAACTATGCTGAACTACAGCAGGAAGATGTCTTTTTGAAAATGCTTCTCGCAGAGGTGCAGTTTTCTATTGCCTATGAAATGGCGCTAAACCCAATGGATTTCTTTATTAGAAGAACGGGAAGGCTTTATTTCGATATAGAGAGCATTCGTAACTACATGCAACCCGTTCTAGAAGAATTCAAAAACGCATACAATTACGACGATGCTCAAATACTTTCTTTTAAGGAAAAGCTGGAAGAAGAATTGGACTCCCATTCCAACTTTTCTCTTGAAAGGGTTTAA
- a CDS encoding 3-hydroxyanthranilate 3,4-dioxygenase, whose amino-acid sequence MAIKAPFNLNKWVAENRDTLKPPVGNKNLYKDAGDYIVMIVAGPNARKDYHYNETEELFYQLEGNIEVHIQEDGQKKTMKLGPGDMYLHPAKVPHSPVRYEGSIGLVVERKRNHMNVDDGLLWFCDNCNNKLYEAYFTLHDIEKDFLSHFKYFYSSEELRTCDKCGTVMPVDERFIAKE is encoded by the coding sequence ATGGCCATAAAAGCTCCTTTCAATCTTAACAAATGGGTAGCGGAAAATCGTGATACGCTTAAACCCCCTGTTGGCAATAAAAATCTTTATAAAGATGCTGGAGACTATATTGTGATGATTGTTGCCGGTCCTAATGCGCGTAAAGATTATCATTATAACGAAACCGAAGAGCTATTTTATCAGTTGGAAGGAAATATAGAAGTCCACATTCAGGAAGACGGGCAGAAAAAAACCATGAAATTGGGTCCGGGAGATATGTATCTCCATCCTGCTAAAGTTCCACATTCCCCTGTGCGTTATGAGGGTTCCATCGGACTTGTTGTTGAAAGAAAGCGCAATCATATGAATGTGGACGACGGTCTATTGTGGTTTTGTGATAATTGCAATAACAAACTCTATGAAGCCTATTTTACACTGCATGATATTGAAAAGGATTTTCTAAGTCATTTCAAATATTTTTACAGTTCCGAAGAATTACGTACATGTGATAAATGCGGAACCGTAATGCCAGTTGATGAACGATTTATAGCTAAAGAATAG
- a CDS encoding acyl-ACP desaturase, which yields MSLKNIRLEVMQAIEPKVKGFMDSFLVPIEEIWQPSDFLPDSQSDNFFNETEQIREEAKELGYDFWVTLVADTITEEALPTYESWLMDVEGIDQHSGKENGWSKWVRAWTAEENRHGDVLNKYLYLSGRVNMREIEITTQHLIADGFDIGTDRDPYKNFVYTTFQELATNISHKRVGKMAKQKGNAVLGKMCNIIAGDEMRHHLAYREFVKTILGQDPNGMVQAFADMMKKKIVMPAHFLRESGESIGTAFELFSNCAQRLGVYTAQDYIEILKKLNDYWDVGNLRGLSDQAEKARDYLMKLPDRLQRISERMQFGQDQYKFKWVEANGTL from the coding sequence ATGTCGTTAAAAAATATAAGATTAGAAGTAATGCAAGCCATAGAGCCAAAAGTAAAGGGTTTTATGGATTCATTTTTGGTGCCCATAGAGGAGATATGGCAACCGAGTGATTTTTTGCCAGATTCCCAAAGTGATAATTTCTTCAATGAAACAGAACAAATACGAGAAGAAGCCAAGGAACTTGGTTATGATTTTTGGGTAACGCTCGTAGCCGATACCATAACAGAAGAAGCTTTGCCAACTTATGAATCTTGGTTGATGGATGTTGAAGGCATAGATCAACACAGCGGCAAAGAAAATGGATGGAGCAAATGGGTTAGGGCATGGACTGCAGAAGAAAATAGACATGGTGATGTGCTCAACAAATATCTATACCTATCCGGTAGGGTCAATATGCGTGAGATTGAAATCACTACCCAACATTTAATTGCTGATGGATTTGATATTGGTACGGATAGGGACCCGTATAAAAACTTTGTTTACACCACATTTCAAGAACTGGCTACCAATATTTCGCATAAGCGTGTGGGTAAAATGGCAAAACAGAAAGGGAATGCTGTCTTGGGAAAAATGTGCAACATCATAGCTGGGGACGAAATGAGACATCATCTGGCCTATCGCGAGTTTGTAAAGACTATTTTAGGGCAGGATCCCAATGGGATGGTCCAGGCTTTTGCTGACATGATGAAGAAAAAAATTGTAATGCCAGCACACTTTTTAAGAGAATCTGGAGAGAGTATCGGTACAGCTTTTGAACTTTTTTCCAATTGTGCACAACGTCTTGGGGTTTATACGGCCCAAGATTATATTGAAATCCTAAAAAAGTTGAATGATTATTGGGACGTAGGAAATTTAAGGGGACTTTCTGACCAAGCGGAAAAAGCTCGGGATTATTTAATGAAATTACCTGACCGACTTCAAAGAATCTCGGAACGTATGCAATTTGGCCAAGACCAATATAAATTTAAATGGGTCGAAGCTAACGGGACTTTATAG